Proteins from one Paenibacillus amylolyticus genomic window:
- the folB gene encoding dihydroneopterin aldolase — MDRMVMHRMEYYGYHGVFAEERKLGARYYIDLEIDMDLSEAGRHDDLTKTINYAEIHELVKQIVENKSFQLIEALGEHIASSLLDTYTIINALTVKVTKPHPPFDIHFGGVTVELRRTRK; from the coding sequence ATGGATAGAATGGTTATGCATCGAATGGAGTATTACGGATATCACGGTGTATTTGCCGAGGAGCGGAAGCTAGGGGCACGTTATTATATTGATCTTGAGATAGATATGGACCTGAGTGAGGCTGGACGTCATGATGATCTGACCAAAACGATCAATTATGCGGAGATCCATGAGCTGGTCAAACAGATCGTTGAAAATAAATCATTCCAGTTAATTGAAGCTTTGGGCGAACATATTGCATCTTCTTTACTAGACACTTATACTATTATCAATGCATTGACAGTCAAGGTGACGAAGCCACATCCGCCATTTGATATTCATTTTGGGGGCGTAACGGTAGAGCTTCGCCGCACAAGAAAGTGA
- the folP gene encoding dihydropteroate synthase produces the protein MTLTPVIYERNYAWGPAELKLGARTQIMGILNVTPDSFSDGGRYTNVERAVAHAKQMMEEGADLIDIGGESTRPGSDVVGADEELSRIIPVIEALHQQAPHIPISVDTYKADVARQAIRAGAHIINDVWGAKADPDMARTAAELGCPIILMHNRQERNYTDYLSDVVSDLQESIQLALGAGVKADQIILDPGIGFVKDLAENLKLMSSLGLLNKMGYPVLLATSRKRFIQNTLNVGADDALEGTAATVAFGIAQGCQMVRVHDVKPIRRTADMCDGMLYASPGIRRK, from the coding sequence ATGACACTTACACCAGTCATTTATGAACGGAACTATGCTTGGGGGCCAGCTGAGTTGAAGCTGGGTGCAAGAACACAGATTATGGGCATTCTTAACGTCACGCCTGACTCATTCTCGGATGGTGGACGTTATACCAACGTGGAACGGGCGGTTGCTCATGCCAAGCAGATGATGGAGGAAGGAGCAGACCTGATTGATATCGGCGGGGAGTCCACCCGACCAGGTTCAGATGTCGTGGGCGCCGATGAAGAGCTGAGCCGGATCATTCCGGTTATTGAAGCATTGCATCAGCAGGCCCCACACATTCCGATATCGGTAGATACGTACAAGGCCGATGTTGCAAGGCAAGCCATTCGGGCCGGTGCCCATATCATTAATGATGTGTGGGGTGCCAAGGCAGATCCGGATATGGCCCGCACGGCAGCAGAACTGGGGTGTCCCATCATTCTGATGCATAATCGGCAGGAGCGGAACTATACCGATTATCTGAGTGATGTCGTGAGCGACTTGCAGGAGAGCATTCAACTTGCACTGGGAGCCGGCGTAAAAGCAGATCAGATTATTTTGGATCCGGGCATTGGTTTTGTGAAGGATCTCGCAGAAAATCTGAAGCTCATGTCATCGCTCGGTTTGCTCAATAAGATGGGTTATCCGGTGCTGCTAGCCACTTCACGCAAAAGATTCATCCAGAACACCTTAAACGTTGGTGCGGATGATGCGCTGGAAGGAACCGCTGCGACCGTTGCCTTCGGCATTGCCCAAGGCTGCCAGATGGTTCGGGTTCATGATGTGAAGCCGATTCGGCGGACGGCAGACATGTGTGATGGCATGTTATATGCTTCTCCGGGTATACGGAGGAAATAA
- a CDS encoding aminotransferase class IV produces the protein MQYAAKNGELVNMAAAVVPVTDHGFLYGLGLFETFRTYRGIPFLLERHLERMASGCEELGIPFTTTAAEVTDWIQHLMQANGLQDAYVRYTVSAGEAPLGLPSGDYSKPNHIVLAKALPEPSPSLYESGKMLQRLSTPRNTPEGEVRFKSLHYMNSILAKRELNGYGQAAQGAEGLQFTRDGYVAEGIVSNVFWVRENVLHTPALSTGILPGITRAVVMEIAKRQGVPCIETLAAWEDLLQADELFLTGSVAELVPVTTLRDQNGDQTIISNGYIGPVTADLLGMYRQKAGYTS, from the coding sequence ATGCAATATGCCGCGAAAAACGGAGAGTTGGTCAATATGGCGGCAGCCGTGGTTCCTGTAACGGATCACGGCTTTTTGTACGGACTTGGATTGTTCGAGACGTTTCGGACCTATCGAGGCATCCCTTTTCTGCTGGAACGGCATTTGGAGCGGATGGCTTCGGGGTGTGAAGAACTGGGCATTCCTTTTACAACGACCGCGGCAGAGGTGACAGATTGGATTCAACATTTGATGCAGGCGAATGGACTTCAGGATGCATACGTGCGTTATACGGTATCCGCGGGTGAAGCGCCGTTAGGTCTACCTTCGGGTGACTACTCGAAGCCCAATCATATTGTGTTGGCAAAAGCATTACCTGAACCCTCTCCCTCTTTATATGAGAGCGGCAAAATGCTGCAACGGTTGTCTACGCCACGTAACACACCCGAAGGTGAGGTCCGGTTCAAGTCGCTGCATTATATGAACAGCATTCTGGCGAAGCGGGAGTTGAACGGGTATGGGCAGGCTGCGCAGGGTGCAGAAGGGCTGCAATTCACCCGTGATGGGTATGTCGCTGAGGGTATTGTCAGCAATGTATTTTGGGTACGGGAAAATGTGCTCCACACGCCAGCGCTCTCAACCGGCATTCTGCCGGGCATTACACGAGCTGTGGTAATGGAGATCGCTAAGCGGCAAGGAGTGCCTTGCATAGAAACGTTAGCTGCCTGGGAGGACCTTCTGCAAGCAGATGAATTATTTCTAACCGGCTCGGTGGCCGAACTGGTTCCGGTTACGACTCTTCGGGATCAGAATGGAGACCAAACCATAATAAGCAACGGATATATAGGCCCGGTTACAGCTGACCTTCTGGGTATGTATCGGCAGAAAGCGGGGTATACTTCATGA
- the pabA gene encoding aminodeoxychorismate/anthranilate synthase component II, protein MILVIDNYDSFTYNLVQYLGELGETVEVRRNDEIDLAGIEALAPDHILISPGPCTPNEAGISLAVIDHFKGSIPIFGVCLGHQSIGQAFGGNVIRAERMMHGKTSEMHHNGTSVFAGLPSPFTATRYHSLIVERSSLPDCLEITAETAEGEIMGLRHKEYAIEGVQFHPESIITDHGHQMLRNFLSQQVKV, encoded by the coding sequence ATGATACTGGTTATCGATAATTACGATTCCTTCACGTACAACCTGGTTCAATATCTGGGTGAATTGGGTGAGACGGTGGAAGTTCGCCGCAACGATGAGATTGATTTGGCAGGCATTGAAGCACTGGCACCTGATCATATTCTGATCTCTCCGGGACCGTGTACACCCAATGAAGCGGGCATCAGCCTGGCAGTCATCGATCATTTCAAGGGAAGCATTCCGATCTTTGGGGTGTGTCTGGGACATCAGTCCATTGGACAGGCGTTTGGGGGCAATGTCATTCGTGCAGAGCGCATGATGCACGGCAAAACATCCGAGATGCACCATAATGGAACATCCGTATTTGCCGGATTGCCATCCCCGTTTACAGCTACCCGTTATCACTCCCTCATTGTAGAGCGCAGCAGTCTGCCGGACTGCCTGGAGATTACAGCGGAGACAGCTGAAGGTGAAATCATGGGTTTGCGTCACAAAGAATATGCGATTGAAGGGGTTCAATTCCACCCGGAATCCATTATTACAGACCATGGGCATCAGATGCTTCGCAACTTCCTGTCCCAACAGGTGAAGGTATAA
- a CDS encoding anthranilate synthase component I family protein, producing the protein MTHLMTTYADWTEWAGQGWTMMPYITKSDEGPYHGGLPLSWEAAWEQASPYAMVLENGKGGRYTFLGLDPVSVISGKGQEAVIRDVSEGTTSTDNGKPLDVLKRWTAPYRAPKVNGAPDFGGGYAGYLSYDIARSLEKLPTLAEDNPALPDYWWMRFEELWAYDHQQQALFCMIHLAIEPDQNEADIRSLYAIAEARATAMKQRWLHIMGAAQAEEQQQALERRNKQVNRTPQPEDAERESEGWETSFPQEDFEQAVRTVQEYIRQGDVFQVNLSLRQEKRLRSSAEHIYEWLRLVNPSPYMGMLRSPDFQLVSGSPELLVKVENGKVSARPIAGTRRRGRDEAEDKAMADELLGSEKERAEHIMLVDLERNDIGRIAAYGSVHVPELMTIEKYSHVMHLVSQVEGRLAEGLSVFDVIAATFPGGTITGAPKVRTMEIIEELEPVRRGPYTGSIGWMDYSGNMELNIVIRTLAIKDGTGYVQAGAGIVIDSDPYREYKECRNKARAMMRAVNYSEESEASRVIEQEQAKRAEAVKLK; encoded by the coding sequence ATGACACACCTGATGACAACATACGCCGACTGGACGGAGTGGGCTGGACAAGGCTGGACCATGATGCCCTATATCACGAAGTCGGATGAGGGGCCGTATCATGGCGGTTTACCGTTATCGTGGGAGGCTGCCTGGGAGCAGGCGTCACCATACGCAATGGTATTGGAGAATGGCAAAGGCGGGAGATATACATTTCTGGGACTAGATCCCGTATCCGTTATTTCCGGGAAGGGTCAAGAAGCGGTTATTCGTGATGTTTCAGAAGGAACCACCTCGACGGACAACGGTAAGCCGCTGGATGTATTGAAGAGATGGACTGCTCCTTATCGTGCACCTAAGGTTAATGGGGCTCCAGACTTTGGGGGTGGATATGCAGGTTATCTCAGTTATGATATAGCCAGATCATTGGAGAAGCTGCCAACCCTGGCCGAAGATAATCCCGCTTTGCCGGATTATTGGTGGATGCGTTTTGAAGAATTATGGGCTTACGACCATCAGCAGCAGGCCCTATTCTGCATGATTCATCTGGCTATAGAGCCTGATCAGAACGAAGCCGATATCCGTAGCCTATATGCCATAGCCGAAGCACGAGCGACAGCGATGAAGCAACGATGGCTTCATATTATGGGGGCTGCACAGGCCGAGGAACAACAACAGGCACTGGAACGCCGCAACAAGCAGGTCAATCGTACACCACAGCCGGAAGATGCGGAAAGGGAATCCGAAGGGTGGGAGACCTCTTTCCCACAGGAGGACTTTGAACAGGCTGTACGCACGGTACAGGAATATATCAGGCAGGGCGATGTGTTTCAGGTGAATCTGTCCTTGAGACAGGAAAAGCGGCTTCGTTCGAGCGCTGAGCATATTTATGAATGGCTGCGACTCGTGAATCCATCACCGTATATGGGTATGCTGCGTAGTCCGGACTTTCAGCTGGTAAGCGGATCTCCTGAACTTCTGGTCAAAGTGGAGAATGGTAAAGTCAGCGCACGTCCCATCGCAGGGACTCGAAGAAGGGGCCGTGATGAGGCAGAAGATAAGGCGATGGCGGATGAACTGCTGGGCAGTGAGAAGGAGCGGGCGGAGCATATTATGCTTGTCGATCTGGAACGTAATGATATCGGACGGATTGCAGCCTACGGTTCGGTTCATGTGCCTGAATTGATGACCATCGAGAAGTATTCCCATGTCATGCATCTCGTCTCCCAGGTGGAAGGCAGACTGGCAGAAGGGTTATCCGTATTTGATGTGATTGCTGCGACGTTCCCGGGTGGGACGATTACCGGAGCGCCCAAAGTCCGCACCATGGAGATCATCGAGGAGCTTGAGCCTGTGCGTCGTGGACCTTATACGGGTTCGATCGGGTGGATGGATTACAGTGGGAACATGGAATTGAACATTGTCATTCGTACGCTTGCCATTAAGGATGGTACTGGTTATGTCCAGGCCGGTGCAGGGATTGTTATTGATTCCGATCCATATCGGGAATACAAGGAATGCCGCAACAAGGCAAGAGCGATGATGAGAGCTGTGAATTACAGCGAGGAATCAGAAGCAAGCAGAGTTATTGAACAAGAACAAGCGAAACGAGCGGAAGCTGTTAAACTAAAATAA
- the cysK gene encoding cysteine synthase A: protein MAKVVNNVTELIGGTPLVRLNRIVPEGSAEIFVKLEYQNPGSSVKDRIAISIVEEAEKEGKLKPGDTIIEATSGNTGIGLAMVAAAKGYKSVIVMPETMSLERRNLLRAYGAELVLTPGAEGMNGAVKKAEELLKENPSYFMAEQFKNKANVKIHRETTGPEIVDAIQSVGGTLDAFIAGIGTGGTITGTGEVLKEAFPGIKIVAVEPAASPILAGGKPGPHKIQGIGANFIPEILDQEIYDEIIHIENDDAFETARQVAKEEGILSGISSGAAIRAGLQVAKQLGAGKRVVVIVPSNGERYLSTPLYNFEA from the coding sequence ATGGCTAAAGTAGTTAATAACGTAACAGAACTCATCGGAGGTACTCCGCTTGTTCGTCTGAACCGTATCGTACCTGAAGGCAGTGCTGAAATATTCGTGAAGCTGGAGTACCAGAATCCAGGTTCAAGCGTCAAAGACCGTATTGCAATTAGCATTGTGGAAGAAGCGGAAAAAGAAGGCAAGCTGAAACCAGGTGATACCATTATCGAAGCAACAAGTGGTAACACGGGAATTGGACTCGCGATGGTGGCTGCAGCCAAAGGCTACAAGTCAGTTATTGTAATGCCTGAGACGATGAGCTTGGAGCGTCGCAACCTGCTTCGTGCGTATGGTGCTGAGCTGGTGCTTACACCTGGAGCTGAAGGCATGAATGGTGCTGTTAAAAAAGCCGAAGAACTGCTGAAAGAAAACCCATCCTATTTCATGGCTGAGCAATTTAAAAATAAAGCCAATGTGAAGATCCACCGTGAAACGACTGGCCCTGAGATTGTTGACGCAATCCAGTCTGTGGGCGGTACGTTGGATGCTTTCATTGCCGGTATTGGTACAGGCGGAACCATCACAGGTACAGGCGAAGTGCTGAAAGAAGCTTTCCCTGGTATTAAAATTGTTGCAGTTGAGCCAGCAGCTTCGCCAATTCTGGCAGGCGGCAAACCTGGACCTCATAAAATCCAGGGGATCGGTGCCAACTTTATCCCTGAGATTCTGGATCAGGAAATTTATGATGAGATCATTCACATTGAGAATGATGATGCATTCGAGACGGCTCGCCAGGTAGCGAAGGAAGAGGGCATCCTGTCCGGTATTTCTTCCGGTGCAGCGATCCGTGCAGGTCTTCAGGTTGCAAAACAATTGGGTGCTGGCAAACGCGTTGTTGTAATCGTGCCAAGTAATGGCGAACGTTACCTCAGCACACCGTTGTACAACTTCGAAGCGTAA
- a CDS encoding peptidylprolyl isomerase, whose amino-acid sequence MSIIVVKEEEKADSLLDALEKGEDFEEVARSQSTDSFSRDAGGRLGWIERNDPFQSEEILQLAAGLDVGDIAGPVQVKEGYVIIRLNDKEEQQVQSVDEVRDEIRMQLALSQADPLPQVEQMLRNKYEAVILSEIPAS is encoded by the coding sequence TTGTCCATCATCGTAGTGAAGGAAGAAGAGAAAGCCGATTCCTTATTGGATGCATTGGAGAAGGGGGAAGACTTTGAAGAAGTTGCTCGCAGTCAATCGACAGACAGCTTCTCTCGTGATGCTGGTGGAAGGCTGGGATGGATTGAGCGAAACGATCCGTTCCAGTCAGAGGAGATCCTTCAACTCGCCGCTGGGCTGGATGTAGGCGATATCGCCGGTCCGGTTCAAGTGAAAGAGGGCTATGTTATTATCAGACTCAATGATAAAGAAGAGCAACAGGTTCAGTCGGTTGACGAGGTTCGGGATGAGATTCGAATGCAGCTGGCGCTGAGTCAGGCTGACCCGTTACCTCAAGTAGAGCAAATGTTGCGTAACAAGTATGAAGCTGTGATCCTGTCCGAGATTCCTGCCTCCTGA
- the hslO gene encoding Hsp33 family molecular chaperone HslO, with protein sequence MENNNKHDRLIRGTALNGKVRAFAIQTTELVEELRRRHDTFPTATAAMGRTVTTAAIMGAMLKGEEKLTVQVNGDGPIGQIVADANAKGEVRGYVSNPHVHLPSNSVGKLDVAGAVGTEGFINITKDLGLKEPYRGSVPIISGELGEDFTYYFAQSEQTPSAVGVGVLVDTDNSVIVAGGFIIQLLPGLTDQEITAIENAIGTLPPVTTLLEQGLELEELLRRLLPDVQVMEGLDIHFSCECSRERVEKTLISLGQTEMEQLIEEEGQAEVVCQFCNEAYDFNKEQLETILEQAKN encoded by the coding sequence TTGGAAAACAACAACAAGCATGACCGATTAATTCGTGGTACAGCATTGAATGGAAAGGTAAGAGCCTTTGCTATCCAGACTACGGAACTGGTTGAGGAACTACGCAGAAGACACGACACGTTTCCCACGGCTACAGCTGCCATGGGGCGTACGGTTACAACCGCAGCCATTATGGGTGCAATGCTCAAAGGTGAAGAGAAGTTAACGGTACAAGTCAACGGTGATGGGCCAATTGGACAGATTGTAGCTGATGCCAATGCCAAAGGCGAAGTAAGAGGGTATGTTTCCAATCCGCATGTACATCTGCCAAGTAACAGTGTGGGGAAACTGGACGTTGCAGGCGCAGTTGGCACCGAAGGATTCATCAATATAACGAAGGATTTGGGACTGAAAGAGCCATATCGTGGCAGTGTGCCTATTATTTCAGGAGAACTGGGTGAAGACTTCACGTACTACTTTGCTCAATCGGAGCAAACACCTTCTGCTGTAGGCGTGGGTGTGCTCGTTGATACGGATAATTCCGTTATAGTTGCAGGCGGATTCATCATTCAGCTGTTGCCGGGATTGACAGATCAAGAGATCACGGCGATTGAAAATGCCATTGGCACGTTGCCGCCAGTGACGACGTTATTGGAGCAAGGGCTTGAATTGGAAGAGTTGCTCCGCCGATTGTTGCCAGATGTACAAGTGATGGAAGGGTTGGATATTCATTTTAGCTGTGAGTGTTCACGTGAGCGGGTAGAGAAGACACTAATCAGTCTGGGTCAAACGGAGATGGAGCAATTAATTGAAGAAGAGGGCCAAGCTGAAGTCGTTTGCCAGTTCTGTAATGAAGCCTATGACTTTAACAAAGAACAACTTGAGACCATCCTAGAGCAAGCCAAGAACTGA
- a CDS encoding type III pantothenate kinase → MILVVDVGNSNMVLGVYQGRELLHHFRLSTSRQSTVDEYGVLIYNLFHMSGIRASDIEGVIISSVVPPLVNVIEAMCEKYVGKKALLVGPGIKTGLNLRYENPREVGADRIVNAVAAVEKYGGPLVVVDFGTATTFDCIDEKGHYLGGAIVPGIQIATEALYERASKLPRIELEKPKKVIGRNTIHAMQAGIIFGYAGQVDGIVERIREEMGVQPRVIATGGLATLIAEETRSIEEVDPLLTLEGLRIIYERNRER, encoded by the coding sequence TTGATTCTAGTTGTAGACGTGGGGAACAGCAATATGGTGCTCGGTGTATATCAAGGCCGGGAATTGCTGCACCACTTTCGTCTGAGTACATCACGTCAGTCAACAGTGGATGAATACGGCGTATTGATTTATAATTTATTTCATATGTCCGGCATCCGGGCTAGTGACATCGAAGGTGTCATTATCTCATCTGTGGTTCCACCACTGGTGAATGTCATCGAAGCGATGTGTGAGAAATATGTAGGCAAAAAAGCTTTGCTCGTTGGGCCAGGGATCAAAACTGGCTTGAATCTGCGATACGAGAACCCTCGTGAAGTGGGTGCGGATCGTATTGTGAATGCAGTGGCAGCCGTTGAGAAGTATGGCGGCCCTCTCGTCGTGGTTGATTTCGGTACCGCAACGACCTTTGACTGTATTGACGAGAAAGGTCACTACCTGGGGGGCGCTATTGTACCCGGCATTCAGATTGCCACTGAAGCGCTCTATGAGCGGGCATCCAAGCTGCCTCGTATAGAGCTGGAGAAACCCAAAAAGGTCATTGGCCGTAATACTATTCATGCCATGCAAGCAGGTATTATATTTGGCTATGCAGGACAGGTCGATGGTATTGTAGAGCGTATTCGGGAGGAAATGGGAGTACAGCCCCGAGTTATCGCGACGGGTGGTCTCGCTACACTTATCGCAGAAGAAACCCGTAGTATAGAGGAAGTTGATCCGCTGCTTACGCTTGAAGGGCTGCGTATTATATATGAGCGGAACCGGGAAAGGTGA